The following proteins are encoded in a genomic region of Dioscorea cayenensis subsp. rotundata cultivar TDr96_F1 chromosome 8, TDr96_F1_v2_PseudoChromosome.rev07_lg8_w22 25.fasta, whole genome shotgun sequence:
- the LOC120266918 gene encoding uncharacterized protein LOC120266918, protein MAHLHLHLHLHLHLRSSLPLHLSKFSKFRNFQTLRLRNPGSNKFCRKWRLLPISASLPQLDLTEDNIRRVLVDAKSELGQIFDGSVGITGQVDLAEVDGPFVKLSLKGRFWHKRVTVLERIGTYLKNRIPEILEVEIENEKQLDDSPENF, encoded by the exons atggctcatctccatctccatctccatctccatctccatctccgcTCCTCACTCCCCCTCCATCTCTCCAAATTCTCCAAGTTCCGAAATTTCCAAACCCTAAGATTAAGAAACCCGGGCTCTAACAAGTTTTGTCGGAAATGGCGTTTACTTCCAATTTCTGCTTCACTTcctcaacttgatttgactgAAGACAACATCCGGAGGGTCTTGGTTGATGCCAAATCAGAG CTTGGCCAGATTTTTGATGGATCAGTTGGAATAACAG GCCAAGTtgatctagctgaagtggatgGGCCTTTTGTGAAGCTTAGCCTCAAGGGCCGCTTCTGGCACAAGCGTGTCACTGTTCTTGAGCGAATCGGTACTTATCTTAAAAATAGGATCCCG GAAATTTTGGAGGTGGAGATTGAAAATGAGAAACAACTAGATGATAGCCCAGAGAACTTCTGA